The sequence below is a genomic window from Saccopteryx leptura isolate mSacLep1 chromosome 10, mSacLep1_pri_phased_curated, whole genome shotgun sequence.
CTGCTCACTTGTGTGCCTGGCTGCCTTCTGGACTCTCAGCCAGTTCTGCCCCCTGCTCCAGTGGCTGAGTCAGTTTGGGGAGGGGCAGGCCGAAAGACTTTAACCTCTGGGCCAAGAGGAGGCAGGCTGGGAGGGTAGGGTCAAGGTCCATCCCAACCTTCTTGAGGTTTAAGTGTGGACTGCTGACCCACACATACCCAGGGACTAACAGACTTGGTGGTTCACCAGTaatgctgttttgtttgtttcatgttagagagagagagtgaaacatccatttgttgttatttatgcattcatcggttgattcttcttgtatgtgccctgaccaggatcaaacccgcaatcttagcatttcaggacaatgctccaaccaactgagctatccgccAGGGTCGCCATGTTCATCGTTATGCCACGTTCTCCACCACTACCTCTACACATCCTGCTTCTTTTGGCCATTGGTGCTAGATTCCTGACTCACTCAGCCCAGCTGCCAGGCTCTGGATTGCCCACCAATCCCAGTAGTCAGACAGCAGTAGCAttacacccccaccccaacccagggTGGTGTGGGCAAGAGCTCCACTTACCCAGACTCATCCAATCCAAAAGCCACCTTCTGAGCTTGGTGTTACTATtgtgcccattttacaggtgaggaagctGAGTCACAGTGATGAGGGCAGCCAGCTAGGAAGCAGCTCGTGTTTTTAGCCTTCCCGGGCTGTTGGAGCCCTCCCTCCAGCTCCTAGCCCTGAAGCAGTCACAGacttttccacccccacccccacagcaacACCAGGAAACAGGACCTGTCACTCCCCGTGCAtgaaaaaatgcttttatttattgtgcTTTGTGAGAGGAAATGAGAGGTCCTGACTGGGCCTGGCCCTCTGTCCTCTAATCCCAGCAGCTGCTTCCCTGGTGGGGGGACTGGTCCAGACCTTCTAAGCTAAGCAGGTGAGCTCAAGGCAGGTGGTCAAGGAAGGCAAGGAGGACAAGGTGGAAGTCCTTTGGCTTGTGGAGGTAGCAGGCGTGGCCTGCGTTGTGCAGCTTTACCACGGAGTGGTTGGGCAGGTGGCGGAGCTGCCGCAGTGACTCCCGAGCCAGGATGCGGTCCAGTTCCCCATACAGGATGAGAGTCGGGGTCTGCAGGACAAGGCAAGGGGCTGTGATCTGACGGCCTGATGGAGACTGGCCCTCAAGCCATCTCCTTAGGAAATCTTCCCCCAACACCCATCTTTTCCATCTGGATCAGGGGTGGGGCCACGTGTCCTCCAAGTGAGAACCACCAAGTCCTTTCCTCCGCGAGAGGGAGCCAGGACCTTTGGAGACCCTTCTCCCAGTACCTTCACGGCCCAGAATTGTTCCTGGGTGTAGTTCTGGGTGGAGGCGGGTGCGATGGGCACGAATCCATGCAGCCGGTGGTGGTCTCGCATCAGGAAGGGCAGGGCATAGAGGCCGCTCAGCGAAGGGCTCACCAGCACGGCGTTCTGCACCTCCAGGTCCCGCAGCACTCGAGCCAGCAGCTCTGCCCGCCCCCCCTCTGTGCTGGCCTCCTTTGAGGGGGCAGAGTTCCCAAAACCTGGGGGCGGCAGGAGGCACCCACTGAGGGAGTCTGGGGGGGAGCTCCGGGTTTCTGCCCACCCCTgtgggggagagaggtggggagcaGTGGAACATGGCACATGCTACCCAAGATGTCCCAGAAGCTATTTTTTTGTGATGTCATAGGCTTGCTAGAAAGACATCTTTCACTCATCAGATTGGCAAAACTAAAAAAGACGGATAATCCGCAGTGTTGTGGGAAATGGGAGGAAAGGGTCACTTTCATACAGGACTGATGGGGGAAATAAGTCCATAAGCAGTTTTGGAGGATAAGGTAATAATTGTCAAAATTTAAAGGATGTgtgtcctttgtttttgtttttgtatttttctgaagctggaaaccgggatagacagacagactcccgtatgcgcccgaccgggatccacccggcacgcccaccagggggtgacgctctgcccaccagggggcgatgctctgcccctccggggcatcgctctgtggcgaccagagccactctagcgcctggggcagaggccaaggagctatccccagcgcccgggccatctttgctccaatggagcctcgctgcgggaggggaagagagagacagagaggaaggagagggggaggggtgaagaagcagatgggcgcttctcctgtgtgccctggccgggaatcgaacctgggacttctggacgccaggccgacgctctaccactgagccaaccggccagggccaggatgtgtGTCCTTTAATCTATCAGTTGTCCTTGATAGCTATCCTACAGAAGTTATTGCCCACATGCTCCAAGAAGCATGTCCGAAGATGGCTCAGCTTCAGTACTCAAGCATTTCAGCTGACACTAAATCAATCTACATAATCTGCCCATCCCTCCCATGACGCGCACTATAGAGAGGAGGGTCACAGCGACCGACATGACTCCTGAGACGTGGTATGAGGGGAGAAAAGCAAGCTGCGAATAGGTTCACAAAGCAGGCAGGACACCAATCATGGTTACACCCCCCAGCACACAGTCCTGCATGTTGTCCCTATCTCTAATGTTTGGAAATGTCCAGAGCAGGGCTAGCTCGCCCAAACCGCTGCAGTGAGAGGGAGGGCAACGTGGCACGGGTCCCTGAGGATGTCCCTCTTGGTggtacagtgggataaagcatcgacctggaaacgctgaggtcgccggttcaaaaaaccctgagcttgcctggtcaaggcacatatgggagttgatgctttctgctcttccccccttctctctctcctctctataatgaataaataaaatctttaaaaaaaaaaaaagagttaagagcATAAACCATtgaacagctaaaaaaaaaaacaccccaaaagtCTCCTTAGTTTGTCATAAAAATTGCAGTGAGATTTCCCCAAGCAATCCAGCGAAGCCGGGCGGGCATGTTTCCGTTTGCTCCGTGATGTGCAGCAACCCACACACGTTTACAAGGGAGAAAAATCAAGACACAGACCTTTTTGGGTTGCCATCTTGTAGTGCGACCTGCCACTGCTCATCCAGACACTGGGGTTCCGATGCCCCCGGGCCACATCTTAGGGCTTTCCTACCCCTCCAAGTTCCCCTCTGGGAAGCTGTCCCCTTGGGCCTGCTGTAGGCTGCCTCCCCAGACGCAGGGGTGGGGGCTCTCACCTGGGAGGTCCAGGGCCACAGCCCGGTAGCCCCTCTGTGCCAGCAGCTGCAGTGTGCCCAGCTGCTCCCACGTGTGGGAGTTAAAGGCTTTTCCATGGAGCAGCACCACCTCCACCCTGTGGGCACACAGGGGACGGTGGGTCTGACAGTGGCCCACTTTTCCCCAGGTTTCTCCCACTGCCCTCCCAGGCCTTGAGCACCCAGAGTTGAGCTGGGGTCTCACACGGGGACTCCCCTCAGGCCTAGTCCTTCCACTGTACCCTGGGGCCAGCACCCACCTGCGTGCCCGGTGGAGTGGAAGCACCTCACGGTAAAAGACGGGGGAGTTGCCAGGGGTGAGACCTGCCAGGATTGTGACATTGGGGTCTCCCCAGAGCCACGAGGTCTGCTCAGGGGGGCCTGGCAGCCCCATGTACAGTAGCAGTATAAGcagcaggcccaggcccagcaggGCTATCTGGGACCGGCTCATGGAGGTCTGTACCACAgtctggaggaggagaggagagggagatgagGCTGGGCTGAGGCCTCATGAGGCCCCCTGGACCCCATCCCCAAACCCCACCCAGAAGCCCCCAGGAGAGGATAAGCTCAGCCTTTGCCCCTTTCTCCTGCTCTGGGCAAGGGTCTGAGGGTTCATACCCAACTACCCGCAGGCCAAGGCAAGGGTTCAGGTACCCCGCAGTGTGAGAAGGTGCATCTGAGATGTCCCCTTGGCACACAGCATGCCCAGTGCCCACTGCTACTACTGTGCCGGCTAAGACTACTTCTGTTCATCGAGTGCTTTGACAGCCAGGCCCTGCGCTTGGCCCTTCATCTACAAAAATAGCGGGGAACAGATATAAATCTAGGTCCCTTACAtcggaggaaactgagactcagagaggcagactcttgcTTAAAGTGCAGAGTGCCAGCAAGCAGGGGAggtggggtttgaacccagggcTGGACTTCTAACCACTGGGCCACACTTGGTTTGCCAAGGAGGAAAGCAAGGGGCTGGGAGGTGACACATGGACAGTGAGCCTGGCCGGTGGGACAATGGCGAGGGCTGTCAAAGGTGAGAATCTCTGTGAAGAGACATCCCGCCACGGGCATGTTTGGAAATGGTTCTTTTTATCACACTGTATACAATAATGCTAAAATCAGAATGTTTCACAATTAATGGGAATATTTAATTCTCCAGGCCAGCtgatgtcattattattattattattattactactttcCAGCTGACATTAAGTGGGAGGAGAAGGCATGGAGCATCTGTGGAGCAGGAGAAGCTGAGGCGTGAGGGGGCTGGGGCCAGGCAGGAGAATGGCCCAAAGAATCGGAAAGGGCAGCATGGAGGCTGGAGAGATGaatgccccaccccacccccactctccgCCCCAGCTTCATGCCAAGTGACCTGCTTCATGGACTCCTCCAGCCCCGGTCCTTTGCCAGCCCAGCGGACAGACCTCAGAGCCAGGACCCTGACAAAGCAGTCAGCCCTGGCTCGGAGACTgctctgccacttgctggctGGCAGCCCTCCCGGAGGCTGTCCCCTGCAAGCCTCCTGTGAAGTTTCATCAACAAGGTGGACTTGACCCGGGGCCAGCTGGTCATTATTTCTTGGGCCTAGGAGGAGCACGCTTGCTTGTTCCCAGATTCCAGTAAACACATCTTATAGAGTGCCATCTGGGCATTGGCCCCAAGTTGGGGACCGGTCTCTAGCCCACCCAAGCCCTCACCGCCAGGCCCCCGGATCAGGTGGTGTCCCAGCAGCTGAGTGGCAGAAGAGCGCACGCTCTTTTCAGTCTGACCAGGAACAGCCACTGATGTGGGCCTCCAACGCGCTGGCTTCGGTTCCCACCAGACAGGGCTTCCCCGCGGTCCCCTCCTTGTGCTGGGCCTGGGCCACCTGGGCGCGTATTCAGGtaaggaggggaggggcggggattCGGCCGTTGCCTTGGCAACTCAGGAGGCTGGAGCACTCGATAGCCTTACCCTGCGAGTATCAGGCAACCAGGTCTAGCTACAGATacaggggctggggctgagggtggagaagtatGTACTTGCTTC
It includes:
- the ABHD14A gene encoding protein ABHD14A isoform X2 produces the protein MSRSQIALLGLGLLLILLLYMGLPGPPEQTSWLWGDPNVTILAGLTPGNSPVFYREVLPLHRARRVEVVLLHGKAFNSHTWEQLGTLQLLAQRGYRAVALDLPGFGNSAPSKEASTEGGRAELLARVLRDLEVQNAVLVSPSLSGLYALPFLMRDHHRLHGFVPIAPASTQNYTQEQFWAVKTPTLILYGELDRILARESLRQLRHLPNHSVVKLHNAGHACYLHKPKDFHLVLLAFLDHLP
- the ABHD14A gene encoding protein ABHD14A isoform X1, which produces MVAGMFGCWFRVGGARPAVASRVLSVGRTVVQTSMSRSQIALLGLGLLLILLLYMGLPGPPEQTSWLWGDPNVTILAGLTPGNSPVFYREVLPLHRARRVEVVLLHGKAFNSHTWEQLGTLQLLAQRGYRAVALDLPGFGNSAPSKEASTEGGRAELLARVLRDLEVQNAVLVSPSLSGLYALPFLMRDHHRLHGFVPIAPASTQNYTQEQFWAVKTPTLILYGELDRILARESLRQLRHLPNHSVVKLHNAGHACYLHKPKDFHLVLLAFLDHLP